In a single window of the Biomphalaria glabrata chromosome 13, xgBioGlab47.1, whole genome shotgun sequence genome:
- the LOC129922257 gene encoding angiopoietin-2-like, which translates to MAFLMSLLLGVYLAPLALSALIINVQPEVISPVFTSQLVINCSVTNNQVPNIDVIKSVSLSRYNETIKDFYVLLSLDTHTFNLQQFVQFRHAQVSFGNLFLSLTVYNPIQSDAQAYRCNVDGDNSVQKNVSMKAKKEVRYEPNVTALIEKITRLMISKEIEQCSSMNVGLSGYNNIRSKLRFVASSEIVKELIEPLTVKCSFPATNDSSYQDSVLQFMYILHETTGVIATISRDQPVTKSGQNLSSNTIQGELYHNLSKDSYLQVTWQNVKLFDSGKYFCGAHVNYVLGQKDRFQEQLVISVQRPTLDDLVKVVHDLQREVGEEKQRREISERNIMNIHEQNIEIVKEDMKINQQNIKNVKEDVKINQQNIKNVKEDVKINQQNIEDVKEDVKINQQNIEKNKEDVKINQQKIENIKEDLKINQPKFENVKKELKINQDNIENIREEVKINQQNLTRLKETIDLLQYNLSNYEGKTNYTSLLQEIQNTLIPESCRGIIHKKERVVVTLASGLKVMCDTKTDGGGWIIFQRRINGKVDFYRGWKEYRDGFGDYNIGEFYLGNENISSLTSTGQYDLRIDLEFNNKKYFAQYENFKVLSETEKYKLKIGKYSGNAGDELLRHKNMFFTTFDRDNDLDSYDNCAEYNSGPWWYADCYPNLNGLWGSTSILKGMTWAQLTGYYNSVSFSEMKIRERK; encoded by the exons ctCTAATTATTAATGTCCAGCCAGAGGTCATATCGCCAGTGTTCACGTCACAACTTGTGATCAACTGTTCTGTAACTAACAACCAAGTTCCAAACATTGATGTCATCAAATCTGTGTCACTGTCACGTTATAACGAAACGATCAAAGACTTTTATGTTCTTCTGTCACTGGACACTCACACTTTCAATCTCCAACAATTTGTTCAGTTCAGACATGCGCAAGTCAGTTTTGGAAATCTGTTCCTCTCCTTGACTGTCTACAATCCTATTCAGTCGGACGCTCAAGCTTACAGATGTAACGTTGATGGAGATAACTCTGTTCAGAAAAATGTTTCCATGAAAGCCAAGAAAGAAGTGAGATATGAACCAAATGTCACAGCATTGATTGAAAAAATCACACGATTAATGAtttccaaagaaatagaacaatGTTCTTCGATGAATGTGGGGCTTTCTGGATACAATAATATAA GATCAAAACTTCGTTTCGTTGCAAGTTCTGAAATTGTAAAAGAACTCATAGAACCTTTGACAGTCAAATGTTCTTTTCCG GCTACCAACGATAGTTCTTATCAAGATTCAGTTCTTCAATTCATGTACATACTTCACG agaccACTGGAGTTATTGCAACTATATCTAGAGATCAACCTGTTACTAAATCTGGACAAAACCTGAGCTCCAATACAATACAAGGCGAACTCTATCACAACTTGTCTAAAGATTCCTATCTTCAAGTCACATGGCAAAATGTGAAATTGTTTGACTCTGGAAAATATTTTTGCGGTGCCCATGTCAACTATGTACTCGGACAaaaagacagatttcaggaacAGTTAGTCATTTCTGTACAAAGACCAACTTTGGATGATTTGGTCAAAGTTGTTCATGATTTGCAGAGAGAAGTTGGTGAAGAAAAACAGAGGCGAGAGATTAGCGAACGAAACATAATGAATATTCATGAGCAAAACATCGAAATTGTTAAAGAAGACATGAAAATTAatcaacaaaacataaaaaatgttaaagaagATGTGAAAATCAATCAACAAAACATCAAAAATGTGAAAGAAGATGTAAAAATCAATCAACAAAACATCGAAGATGTTAAAGAAGATGTCAAAATCAATCAACAAAACatcgaaaaaaataaagaagatgTCAAAATCAATCAACAAAAGATCGAAAATATTAAAGAAGACCTAAAAATCAATCAACCAAAATTCgaaaatgttaaaaaagaaCTGAAAATCAATCAAGATAACATCGAAAATATTAGGGAAGAAGTAAAAATCAATCAACAAAACCTTACCCGCTTGAAAGAGACAatagatttattacaatataatctTTCCAATTATGAAG gaaaaacaaattacacatcTCTATTACAAGAAATCCAGAATACTTTAATACCGGAGTCATGTCGTGGCATCATCCATAAGAAAGAacgcgtggtggtgacattagCTTCCGGGTTAAAGGTCATGTGTGACACAAAGACAGATGGTGGTGGATGGATCATCTTTCAGAGAAGAATCAACGGAAAAGTAGATTTCTATAGAGGCTGGAAGGAGTATCGTGACGGCTTTGGAGATTACAACATTGGGGAATTTTATCTGGggaatgaaaatatttctagtttAACTTCTACTGGACAATATGATTTAAGAATTGATTTAGaatttaacaacaaaaaatattttgcgcAATACGAAAACTTTAAAGTATTGAGTGAGACTGAGAAATATAAACTGAAGATAGGAAAATATTCAGGAAATGCTGGAGATGAATTATTACGTCATAAAAACATGTTCTTTACGACTTTTGATAGAGATAACGATTTAGACAGTTACGATAACTGTGCAGAATATAATTCAGGTCCCTGGTGGTATGCAGATTGTTATCCTAATCTAAATGGTCTATGGGGAAGTACATCAATATTGAAGGGAATGACCTGGGCTCAATTAACTGGATACTATAACAGTGTTTCTTTTAGCGAGatgaaaataagagaaagaaaataa